One genomic window of Entelurus aequoreus isolate RoL-2023_Sb linkage group LG07, RoL_Eaeq_v1.1, whole genome shotgun sequence includes the following:
- the LOC133653498 gene encoding glutathione hydrolase 7-like — protein sequence MNNNTPEIVAGHPAGLVVDKDATSETALGGAYSPVDYMSITSFPRLPEDEMVSCDNAAKSRKDEDNILGDQETDPDGFLKSARLQRLPSSASDLAYHDAVSLRETTSDPFTQDCACQRDGLTVIVTACLTFAIGVTVALVMQIYFGEPQVFHQGAVVTDVARCTSLGFEVLGKQGSSVDAAITAALCLGIVHPHTSGLGGGGVMLVHDIWKNETRVIDFRETAPSAIQEELLQTNIEHNPGLLVGVPGLLSGMHQAHQLYGRLQWKDVVTMAADVARNGFNITHDLAEALANIKDQNISAAFRDLFLPNGQAPLSGLLSRRPDLASILDAVAVKGISEFYSGNLTQEMAAAVQASGGVLTEDDFGNYSTVLQQPAHINYQGHHVMVAPAPHAGIGLITALNILEGYNITNQVPRNSTYHWTAESVKIALALVSGLGDPMFDTSVSETVNKMLSKPQASLLRQMINDSQAFPASHYVPSFSLEEGAVAAQVMVMGPDDHIVSVVSSLNKPFGSGIVTPSGIIFNSQILAFSWPNKTQSPKPNPHNSLQPGKRPLSFLMPTAVRPAIGLCGTYVAVGSSNGAKALSGITQVLLNVLSSRKNMSDSLAYGRLHPQLQQETLLVDSEFLDEDVELLQAKGHKVERIEVLSLVEGTRRTNDVIIGVTDPRSADASALTMYKT from the exons ATGAACAACAACACCCCCGAAATAGTGGCGGGACACCCTGCTGGACTTGTTGTGGATAAAGATGCTACATCAGAGACAGCATTGGGGGGCGCCTACTCTCCGGTGGACTATATGAGCATCACAAGCTTTCCCAGACTGCCAGAGGACGAGATGGTGTCTTGCGACAACGCCGCAAAATCTCGCAAAGATGAGGACAACATCTTGGGCGACCAAGAGACAG ACCCAGATGGATTTTTAAAGTCTGCTCGTCTCCAGCGTCTCCCATCCTCAGCTTCTGACCTGGCCTACCATGATGCTGTATCTCTGAGGGAAACCACTAGCGACCCTTTTACTCAAGATTGTGCCTGCCAGCGGGATGGACTGACCGTCATCGTCACTGCATGTCTCACCTTCGCCATAGGAGTCACTGTAGCTCTCGTCATGCAGATCTACTTTGGAGAACCCCAG GTTTTTCACCAAGGAGCAGTGGTGACAGATGTGGCTCGGTGTACATCCCTTGGGTTTGAAGTTTTAGGGAAGCAAGGGTCCAGCGTTGATGCTGCTATCACGGCTGCACTCTGTTTGGGGATCGTCCACCCTCACACCTCTGGTTTAGGAGG TGGGGGAGTTATGTTGGTGCATGACATCTGGAAGAATGAGACACGGGTCATTGACTTCCGAGAGACAGCGCCATCTGCCATTCAGGAAGAGCTACTACAGACAAACATTGAGCACAAT CCAGGTTTGCTTGTTGGAGTACCAGGTTTACTCAGCGGGATGCATCAGGCACACCAGCTTTATGGCAG ATTACAGTGGAAAGACGTGGTTACCATGGCAGCGGATGTGGCCAGAAATGGATTCAATATCACACATGACTTGG CTGAAGCGCTTGCTAATATTAAAGACCAGAACATTTCGGCTGCATTTCGGGATCTCTTCCTCCCTAATGGCCAGGCTCCACTCTCTGGGTTGCTGAGCAGACGCCCTGATTTAGCGAGCATCTTAGATGCTGTCGCAGTCAAAGGGATATCGGAATTCTACAGTGGGAACCTGACGCAGGAAATGGCTGCTGCG GTGCAAGCAAGTGGTGGAGTGCTCACAGAAGATGACTTTGGTAACTACAGCACTGTCCTACAGCAACCAGCCCACATCAACTATCAGG GTCACCATGTGATGGTGGCTCCAGCCCCTCATGCAGGTATCGGCCTGATCACTGCCCTTAACATCCTGGAAGGTTACAACATCACCAACCAGGTGCCCAGGAACAGCACTTATCATTGGACTGCAGAG TCTGTGAAGATAGCTCTGGCACTGGTGAGTGGCCTGGGAGACCCCATGTTTGACACTTCAGTCTCAGAGACGGTCAACAAGATGTTGAG CAAGCCACAGGCGTCCTTACTCCGCCAAATGATCAATGACTCTCAGGCGTTTCCTGCCAGCCATTATGTGCCATCATTTAGTTTGGAAGAAGGTGCAGTAGCTGCCCAGGTCATGGTCATGGGCCCAGATGACCACATTGTCTCCGTAGTAAG CTCCCTGAATAAACCATTTGGAAGTGGGATAGTGACTCCTTCTGGGATCATTTTCAACAGCCAAATATTGGCCTTTTCTTGGCCTAATAAAACCCAAagccccaaacctaaccct CATAACAGCCTCCAGCCTGGGAAGAGGCCATTGTCCTTCCTGATGCCCACAGCAGTGAGGCCAGCCATCGGGTTGTGCGGTACCTACGTTGCGGTTGGATCCTCCAATGGAGCAAAAGCTCTTAGTGGCATCACACAG GTGCTGCTAAATGTTCTCTCCTCACGTAAAAACATGAGCGACAGTTTAGCGTATGGTAGACTCCACCCACAGCTGCAGCAAGAAACTCTTCTAGTGGACT CTGAATTTCTAGATGAAGATGTTGAGCTGCTTCAGGCCAAGGGTCACAAAGTTGAAAGGATAGAAGTTTTGTCATTGGTGGAAGGCACCCGAAGAACTAATGATGTCATCATTGGTGTGACGGACCCCCGTAGTGCTGATGCCTCAGCCCTGACCATGTACAAGACTTAG
- the LOC133653499 gene encoding tumor protein p53-inducible nuclear protein 2-like isoform X2, whose amino-acid sequence MFQRLSNLLFGEVEEVAAELKGPKPCVTEADEEGWMLVNLPEGATAEASPMEDLLIEHPSMSVYVSPNNLSIVSNSNLSVVGEESIVSLASSVSRVAEPAAAPATHTPGPFRGTFGPYVQPKLAQVARVQRGKARIERRHLSRNRIQRQNRTREQVPRHASHARNTFLHQPSKRNFCH is encoded by the exons ATGTTTCAACGTCTGAGCAACCTGCTGTTTGGGGAGGTGGAAGAGGTGGCAGCTGAGCTCAAGGGACCCAAGCCCTGTGTTACAGAGGCTGACGAGGAAGGATGGATGCTTGTCAACCTGCCTG AAGGAGCGACTGCGGAAGCGAGCCCAATGGAGGACCTGCTCATCGAGCACCCCAGCATGTCAGTGTACGTCTCCCCAAACAACCTCTCCATAGTCTCCAACAGCAACCTCTCCGTGGTGGGCGAGGAAAGCATTGTGAGCCTGGCAAGCAGTGTTAG CCGAGTGGCTGAGCCAGCTGCAGCTCCGGCCACCCACACCCCGGGGCCATTCAGGGGGACTTTTGGACCTTACGTCCAGCCTAAGTTGGCCCAAGTGGCCAGGGTCCAGCGTGGCAAAGCCCGCATCGAGAGGCGCCACCTGAGCCGCAACCGCATCCAACGCCAAAACCGCACCAGAGAGCAGGTTCCTCGTCACGCAAGCCACGCTCGCAACACCTTCCTTCACCAGCCTAGCAAGCGTAACTTCTGCCACTAA
- the LOC133653499 gene encoding tumor protein p53-inducible nuclear protein 2-like isoform X1 → MFQRLSNLLFGEVEEVAAELKGPKPCVTEADEEGWMLVNLPDKSVCMMPAEDETQAQLIAHPFLDSNQSNHKDTETRTECQTSIPRPPIKRRRTRKSQTQGAVASSESLSCPRRARLSTASSAQSTSPPGSECGGSGQSSKAGSERGCMDESWFVTPPPCFTAEGATAEASPMEDLLIEHPSMSVYVSPNNLSIVSNSNLSVVGEESIVSLASSVSRVAEPAAAPATHTPGPFRGTFGPYVQPKLAQVARVQRGKARIERRHLSRNRIQRQNRTREQVPRHASHARNTFLHQPSKRNFCH, encoded by the exons ATGTTTCAACGTCTGAGCAACCTGCTGTTTGGGGAGGTGGAAGAGGTGGCAGCTGAGCTCAAGGGACCCAAGCCCTGTGTTACAGAGGCTGACGAGGAAGGATGGATGCTTGTCAACCTGCCTG ACAAATCTGTCTGCATGATGCCGGCTGAGGATGAGACACAAGCCCAACTTATTGCACATCCATTTCTGGACAGTAACCAATCAAATCACAAAGACACTGAGACACGGACTGAATGCCAAACATCCATTCCCCGCCCGCCAATCAAGCGCCGTAGGACACGTAAAAGTCAGACGCAAGGGGCAGTAGCATCATCAGAATCACTGTCTTGCCCAAGGCGGGCCAGACTGTCCACGGCCTCCTCCGCCCAGTCAACTTCTCCTCCTGGGAGCGAGTGTGGGGGCAGTGGGCAAAGCAGTAAAGCAGGCTCAGAGAGAGGCTGCATGGATGAGAGCTGGTTTGTCACCCCTCCCCCCTGTTTCACTGCAGAAGGAGCGACTGCGGAAGCGAGCCCAATGGAGGACCTGCTCATCGAGCACCCCAGCATGTCAGTGTACGTCTCCCCAAACAACCTCTCCATAGTCTCCAACAGCAACCTCTCCGTGGTGGGCGAGGAAAGCATTGTGAGCCTGGCAAGCAGTGTTAG CCGAGTGGCTGAGCCAGCTGCAGCTCCGGCCACCCACACCCCGGGGCCATTCAGGGGGACTTTTGGACCTTACGTCCAGCCTAAGTTGGCCCAAGTGGCCAGGGTCCAGCGTGGCAAAGCCCGCATCGAGAGGCGCCACCTGAGCCGCAACCGCATCCAACGCCAAAACCGCACCAGAGAGCAGGTTCCTCGTCACGCAAGCCACGCTCGCAACACCTTCCTTCACCAGCCTAGCAAGCGTAACTTCTGCCACTAA